In Cheilinus undulatus linkage group 14, ASM1832078v1, whole genome shotgun sequence, a genomic segment contains:
- the LOC121521373 gene encoding claudin-20-like has product MLSAAIQILAFALALLGVLGATVATLLPNWKVSMNVWSSVMTPISQMQGLWMDCVWYSSGVFSCTMKNSVLSLPAYLQTTRAAMVLSCLVAAFGLCLASLGLKCTRWGGSHRAKGHTAIAAGGCFILASLLCLIPASWFTNEVITVFLTTDLPDSSKYQPGGALCVTFISAGFLLAGGVIFCMSCPGKRTRRPDYPYPPDPDRLVMYGDERRRRELQTAHVQTKTRKNKSVQLQTDEVKAEQNEEQRVYSSPSKLPQKDIKDSYSLQEYV; this is encoded by the coding sequence ATGCTGTCCGCCGCGATTCAGATCCTGGCGTTCGCCCTGGCTCTCCTGGGCGTCCTTGGCGCCACCGTGGCCACGCTGCTGCCCAACTGGAAGGTGAGCATGAACGTGTGGTCCAGCGTCATGACCCCGATCTCGCAGATGCAGGGCCTGTGGATGGACTGCGTGTGGTACAGCTCAGGTGTCTTCAGCTGCACCATGAAGAACTCGGTGCTGTCGCTGCCGGCGTATCTGCAAACCACGCGGGCCGCTATGGTGCTGTCCTGCCTGGTGGCGGCGTTTGGACTTTGTCTCGCCTCTCTGGGGCTTAAATGCACCCGTTGGGGTGGCAGCCACCGAGCAAAGGGGCACACGGCCATTGCTGCAGGAGGGTGCTTCATCCTGGCCAGCCTCCTCTGCCTCATCCCAGCATCCTGGTTCACCAACGAAgtcatcactgtgtttctgaCCACCGACCTGCCGGatagcagtaaatatcagcccgGAGGAGCGCTGTGTGTGACGTTTATCTCTGCTGGGTTCCTTCTTGCTGGAGGGGTCATTTTCTGCATGTCCTGTCCTGGGAAAAGAACGAGACGACCAGACTACCCTTACCCCCCCGATCCTGACAGACTTGTGATGTACGGAGACGAGCGGCGGAGGCGGGAGCTGCAGACGGCGCACGTGCAgacaaaaaccagaaaaaacaAGAGTGTCCAGCTTCAGACGGATGAAGTGAAAGCAGAGCAGAACGAGGAGCAGAGAGTCTACTCGTCCCCCTCCAAACTCCCCCAGAAGGACATCAAGGACAGCTACAGCCTCCAGGAGTACGTCTAA